The following are encoded in a window of Flavobacteriales bacterium genomic DNA:
- a CDS encoding shikimate kinase, producing the protein MVGEVPHCTRIFALDLRPRPMRIFLIGFMCSGKTTVGRALAPMLSLPFVDLDRAVEARVGPLLPYIQREGEEAFRVLEQEVLEEVIAGPPGVVATGGGTPTIGDNLRRMLATGMVLWLDVPMEVLMPRIERAGGDRPLLFGLKGDALRQRVETLFEGRVARYAEAHHVVPAEGDPQAVALRIQELLRAQPR; encoded by the coding sequence ATGGTGGGCGAAGTTCCGCATTGCACGCGCATCTTCGCACTGGACCTCCGGCCACGACCCATGCGGATCTTCCTCATCGGCTTCATGTGCAGCGGCAAGACCACCGTGGGCCGTGCGTTGGCGCCCATGCTCAGCCTGCCTTTCGTGGACCTGGACCGCGCGGTGGAAGCCCGCGTGGGTCCCCTGCTGCCCTACATCCAGCGTGAAGGGGAGGAGGCCTTCCGGGTGTTGGAGCAGGAGGTCCTGGAGGAAGTGATCGCGGGTCCACCAGGCGTTGTGGCCACTGGCGGTGGCACACCCACCATCGGCGACAATCTGCGGCGCATGCTGGCCACGGGCATGGTGCTTTGGCTGGATGTGCCGATGGAGGTGCTGATGCCACGGATCGAACGTGCGGGCGGCGATCGGCCTCTGCTCTTCGGCCTGAAGGGCGATGCGCTGCGCCAGCGCGTGGAGACACTTTTTGAGGGGAGGGTAGCGCGCTACGCCGAGGCCCACCATGTCGTCCCAGCGGAAGGCGATCCGCAAGCTGTGGCGCTGCGTATCCAGGAACTGCTGCGCGCTCAGCCCAGGTAG
- a CDS encoding phosphoribosyltransferase, with translation MSERTTVLEHEQVRRKLQRIAHQLYEENHAEGGITLVGIAPRGHKIAERLAKLLGTISPLAIDVLELKLDKDDPLGRPVSLSAAPDTLTSRVVVLVDDVLMSGRTLMHAAAFLVKAAPKKLSTVVLVDRRHRTFPIRADIVGLTLSTTLQEHISVELGRKDAVYLG, from the coding sequence ATGAGCGAACGCACCACCGTATTGGAGCATGAGCAGGTCCGGCGCAAGCTGCAACGCATCGCGCACCAACTCTACGAGGAGAACCATGCCGAGGGTGGCATTACGCTGGTGGGCATAGCGCCACGGGGCCACAAAATCGCCGAACGTCTGGCCAAGCTGTTGGGCACGATATCACCGCTGGCCATCGACGTGCTGGAACTCAAGCTGGACAAGGACGATCCGCTGGGCAGGCCGGTCTCGCTTTCCGCTGCGCCCGATACGCTGACAAGCCGCGTGGTGGTGTTGGTGGACGATGTGCTCATGAGCGGCCGCACCCTCATGCACGCCGCCGCCTTCCTGGTGAAGGCTGCGCCCAAGAAGCTCAGCACTGTGGTGTTGGTGGACCGCCGGCACCGCACCTTCCCGATCCGTGCGGACATCGTGGGCCTCACGCTGAGCACCACTTTGCAAGAGCACATCAGCGTGGAACTGGGCCGCAAGGACGCGGTCTACCTGGGCTGA
- a CDS encoding DUF1801 domain-containing protein: MPQVVAPSITPKEYIDGLPEERKIHLAVLRDMVRRIWPDIVEDMSFGMPTYHLEGHPLCAMANQKHFMALYIMHYDLLVAFKHDLLPHDRGKSCIRFKRLEPATLDLFDKILKYVGSQKHMSTFYGKPGNLRGTMGRKA; this comes from the coding sequence ATGCCGCAGGTCGTCGCGCCATCCATCACCCCCAAGGAATACATCGACGGGCTTCCCGAGGAGCGGAAGATCCATCTGGCGGTGCTGCGCGACATGGTACGCCGCATCTGGCCGGATATCGTGGAGGACATGTCCTTCGGCATGCCCACCTATCACCTGGAAGGCCATCCGCTCTGTGCCATGGCCAACCAGAAGCACTTCATGGCGCTGTATATCATGCACTACGACCTGCTGGTGGCCTTCAAGCACGACCTGCTGCCACACGATCGGGGCAAGTCGTGCATCCGCTTCAAAAGACTGGAGCCCGCGACGCTGGACCTCTTCGACAAGATCCTCAAGTACGTGGGCAGCCAGAAGCACATGAGCACCTTCTATGGCAAGCCGGGCAATCTGCGCGGCACCATGGGCCGCAAGGCGTGA
- a CDS encoding SAM-dependent methyltransferase, with translation MQLDRDFWEDRYHTGETGWDIGGPSTPLKEYLDQLTDKDLRILIPGGGRAWEAEYAHRQGFRNVFVIDLTDAPFKDLLSRCPDYPKEHLIVGDFFAHEGQYDRIVEQTFFCALDPSLRERYVKHMKELLAPGGKLVGVLFNDTLFTDHPPFGGFKGDYDPIFQKHFNKLSLEPCLNSITPRAGRELWLCAVKDDRA, from the coding sequence ATGCAACTGGACAGAGACTTTTGGGAAGACCGCTACCACACCGGTGAGACCGGCTGGGACATCGGCGGCCCCTCCACACCGCTGAAGGAATACCTCGACCAGCTCACCGACAAGGACCTGCGCATCCTGATCCCCGGCGGAGGACGGGCGTGGGAGGCCGAGTATGCGCACCGGCAGGGCTTCCGCAACGTGTTCGTCATCGACCTCACCGACGCGCCCTTCAAGGACCTCCTGTCACGCTGCCCCGACTATCCAAAGGAACACCTGATCGTGGGTGACTTCTTCGCGCATGAAGGACAGTACGACCGCATCGTGGAGCAGACCTTTTTCTGCGCACTGGACCCTTCATTGCGCGAACGCTACGTGAAGCACATGAAGGAGCTGCTCGCCCCCGGTGGCAAGCTGGTGGGCGTGTTGTTCAACGACACACTCTTCACCGATCATCCGCCCTTCGGTGGCTTCAAGGGTGACTATGATCCGATCTTCCAGAAGCACTTCAACAAGCTGTCGCTGGAGCCCTGCCTCAATTCCATCACGCCGCGCGCGGGTCGTGAGCTGTGGTTGTGCGCGGTGAAGGATGATCGAGCGTGA
- a CDS encoding sodium:solute symporter family protein, with product MVMLLAVGLYFMRKNASAEDYFVSGRGMGRWHIGISVVATDVGGGFSIGLGGLGFLIGMSGSWMLFTGLIGAWLAAVLLIPRVYDLGSSNKLLTFPQLFGHFYDGRVALVAGIISVIGYLGFTSSQILAGAKLASVAVEGLDLNTALLVMGTVTILYTVLGGMNAVIHTDTVQWVVLIGGLMFLGLPMAWNAVGGWIAIKASLDPEFIGFTNIGPAQLINWAVTIIPIWFVGMTLYQRIYASRSERDAKQAWFIAGLFEWPVMALLGVVLGLLARVAAEQGMFLATFPGGAESMDPEIGLPLLLRTILPAGLMGLMLSVYFSAILSTADSCLMAASGNLLTDIVHRKRTDMPVMRQLRLSQVFTLLLGAIALALAAGMENVLSLMLHSYAFMVSGLLVPLLAALFFGQRHAPAALAAMVVGGSTTLLLTTLDVSLPMGLDANIFGITASALGFIAVARLFPMRAAANTI from the coding sequence ATGGTCATGCTCCTTGCGGTGGGCCTGTACTTCATGCGGAAGAATGCCAGCGCGGAGGACTACTTCGTGAGCGGTCGCGGCATGGGCAGGTGGCACATCGGTATCTCGGTGGTGGCCACCGACGTGGGCGGCGGTTTCTCCATCGGACTTGGTGGGCTCGGATTCCTCATCGGTATGAGCGGTTCATGGATGCTCTTCACCGGATTGATCGGTGCATGGCTCGCTGCGGTGTTGCTGATCCCACGCGTGTACGACCTGGGCAGCAGCAATAAGCTGCTCACCTTCCCACAGCTTTTCGGACACTTCTACGATGGCCGTGTGGCCCTCGTGGCGGGCATCATCTCGGTGATCGGCTACCTCGGCTTCACCAGCTCGCAGATCCTGGCGGGTGCCAAGCTGGCATCGGTGGCGGTGGAAGGACTGGACCTTAACACCGCACTGCTGGTGATGGGCACTGTGACCATCCTCTACACCGTGCTGGGCGGTATGAACGCGGTGATCCACACCGACACCGTGCAATGGGTCGTGCTCATCGGTGGGCTCATGTTCCTTGGACTGCCCATGGCATGGAACGCCGTGGGTGGCTGGATCGCGATCAAAGCCTCCTTGGACCCGGAGTTCATCGGTTTCACCAACATCGGTCCAGCGCAGTTGATCAATTGGGCCGTCACCATCATTCCCATCTGGTTCGTGGGCATGACGCTCTACCAACGCATCTACGCCAGCCGCAGCGAACGCGATGCGAAGCAGGCCTGGTTCATCGCAGGACTGTTCGAGTGGCCGGTGATGGCGCTGCTCGGTGTTGTGCTTGGCCTGCTCGCGCGCGTTGCTGCCGAGCAGGGTATGTTCCTGGCAACCTTCCCCGGCGGCGCCGAAAGCATGGACCCCGAGATAGGCCTTCCGCTCTTGCTGCGCACCATCCTGCCTGCTGGTCTTATGGGCCTGATGCTTTCGGTCTACTTCAGTGCGATCCTCTCCACGGCGGACAGCTGCCTGATGGCGGCCAGTGGCAATCTGCTCACGGACATCGTTCACCGCAAGCGCACCGATATGCCGGTGATGCGCCAGCTGCGACTTTCACAGGTCTTTACCTTGCTGCTCGGGGCCATCGCATTGGCCCTGGCAGCAGGGATGGAGAACGTGCTGTCGCTCATGCTACACAGTTACGCCTTCATGGTGAGCGGGCTGCTCGTGCCCTTGCTGGCCGCTCTGTTCTTCGGTCAGCGACATGCACCGGCCGCGCTGGCGGCCATGGTGGTGGGTGGTAGCACCACCTTGCTGTTGACCACGCTGGATGTGTCCCTTCCGATGGGGCTTGATGCCAACATCTTCGGTATCACTGCATCCGCACTTGGTTTCATTGCCGTGGCGCGCCTGTTTCCCATGCGTGCCGCAGCCAATACGATCTGA
- a CDS encoding GNAT family N-acetyltransferase has product MEYIHIDTHTGPHPEYSNDHIARFLEVHLDQFGDRKEDILKCLAYVFDQRRGGFVVLAVEDGGIHGAVVVNDTGMGGYIPENILVYIAVDRRQRGKGLGKQLMHEAIARAKGAIALHVEPDNPARKLYEAIGFTNKYLEMRLHR; this is encoded by the coding sequence ATGGAATACATCCACATCGATACCCATACCGGTCCCCATCCGGAGTACAGCAACGACCACATCGCACGCTTCCTCGAAGTGCATCTCGATCAGTTCGGCGACAGGAAGGAGGATATCCTGAAGTGCCTGGCCTATGTCTTCGATCAGCGGCGCGGCGGCTTCGTGGTGCTGGCCGTGGAGGATGGTGGCATCCATGGGGCCGTGGTGGTGAACGACACCGGCATGGGCGGCTACATCCCCGAGAACATCCTGGTGTACATCGCCGTGGACCGACGGCAGCGTGGTAAAGGGCTGGGCAAACAGCTCATGCACGAAGCCATCGCCAGGGCGAAGGGCGCGATCGCCCTGCATGTGGAACCGGACAATCCCGCACGAAAGCTCTACGAGGCCATCGGCTTCACCAACAAGTACCTCGAAATGCGCCTGCACCGATGA
- a CDS encoding amidohydrolase, translating into MIERPQELAVDKGLLEQLVALRRELHTHPETAMEEEWTSERIARYLKALNPDELLTGIGGTGVLARFDGKGEGPVLLFRCELDALAIEEENDFDHRSTIEGKSHKCGHDGHMTIICGLAEKLAAERPSKGKVWLLFQPAEENGEGAKAVLEDARVTALKFDRVFALHNLPGFPKGSIQLRDDTFTAAVNSIVITLKGKTSHAAEPEHGINPAAAMGEIITRILALDHNVPSDPHMRVVTPVYARLGSKDYGISAGSAEVHITLRCWHDAELAQLQRCVEDVAREVAGHHDLKVDISYTQHFHANRNDPGTVDMVRKAVDALGLPSEEREHPFKFGEDFGLFTAKFPGCMFGLGAGEDTPALHNPDYDFPEDIIPHGIAVFERIIRDQA; encoded by the coding sequence ATGATCGAGCGACCACAAGAACTGGCCGTGGACAAGGGCCTGCTGGAACAGCTCGTTGCCCTGCGCCGCGAGTTGCACACCCATCCCGAAACAGCGATGGAGGAGGAGTGGACCTCCGAGCGGATCGCCCGGTACCTCAAGGCCTTGAACCCGGATGAGCTGCTCACTGGCATCGGTGGTACCGGTGTGTTGGCGCGCTTCGATGGGAAGGGAGAGGGTCCGGTGTTGCTCTTCCGATGCGAACTCGATGCCCTGGCGATCGAAGAGGAGAACGACTTCGACCACCGCTCCACCATCGAAGGGAAGTCGCACAAGTGTGGGCACGATGGCCACATGACGATCATCTGTGGCCTGGCGGAGAAGCTCGCTGCGGAACGACCGTCCAAGGGCAAGGTGTGGTTGCTCTTCCAGCCTGCTGAAGAGAATGGAGAAGGCGCCAAGGCGGTGCTCGAGGATGCACGCGTCACTGCGCTGAAGTTCGATCGCGTCTTCGCATTGCACAACCTGCCCGGCTTTCCGAAGGGCAGCATCCAGTTGCGCGACGACACCTTCACGGCAGCGGTGAACAGCATCGTGATCACCCTGAAGGGCAAGACCTCGCACGCCGCCGAACCCGAGCACGGCATCAATCCGGCGGCGGCCATGGGCGAGATCATCACCCGCATCCTCGCGCTGGACCACAACGTGCCCAGCGATCCGCACATGCGCGTGGTCACACCCGTGTATGCACGCCTCGGTAGCAAGGACTATGGCATCTCCGCCGGAAGCGCCGAGGTACACATCACCCTGCGATGCTGGCATGATGCGGAGTTGGCGCAACTCCAACGCTGCGTGGAGGACGTGGCGCGCGAAGTGGCCGGGCATCACGATCTCAAAGTGGACATCAGCTATACGCAGCACTTCCACGCGAACCGCAACGATCCCGGTACCGTGGACATGGTGCGCAAGGCCGTGGATGCGCTGGGCCTGCCAAGCGAAGAGCGCGAGCACCCCTTCAAGTTCGGTGAGGATTTCGGGCTGTTCACCGCGAAGTTCCCCGGCTGCATGTTCGGCTTGGGAGCGGGGGAGGACACACCAGCGCTGCACAACCCCGACTACGATTTCCCCGAGGACATCATCCCGCATGGCATCGCCGTCTTCGAACGCATCATCCGTGATCAAGCCTGA
- the alr gene encoding alanine racemase — translation MFEPCTITISRSALKNNIGFLRQRLGDARLCGVVKGNAYGHGLKPFIPLAMELGVDYFGVYSADEAWYVVEHLRKCPDLFIMGMVEDDALAWAIENNVEFSVHDLSRLEAALMHAAKLKKKARIHIEVETGMHRTGFDAKALPAAIERLQRHAEQVELVGLFTHFAGAESRSNDHRVTAQMALFEGVRNSFVRAGLHARCAHQACSAAVMNYPHTVGPMARVGIMQYGFWPNQETWFRYSAVSGDPEDPLKRVIGWRSRVMAITEVGSGGFIGYGASSEAAHDMRIAVVPVGYAHGFDRGLSNMGRVLIRGQHARITGIVNMNAICVDVTDIEGAEKGDEVVLIGEQGDHCITVSSFSEMSEQLNYEMLTRLPRNIPRKIVP, via the coding sequence ATGTTCGAACCCTGCACCATTACGATCAGCCGGTCGGCGTTGAAGAACAACATCGGCTTCCTGCGCCAGCGCCTGGGGGATGCGCGCCTCTGTGGTGTCGTGAAGGGCAATGCATACGGCCACGGCCTAAAGCCATTCATCCCGCTGGCCATGGAACTGGGCGTGGATTACTTCGGCGTGTACTCCGCCGATGAGGCCTGGTATGTGGTGGAGCATCTGCGCAAATGCCCGGACCTCTTCATCATGGGCATGGTGGAGGACGATGCGCTGGCATGGGCGATCGAGAACAACGTGGAGTTCAGCGTGCACGATCTGTCGCGATTGGAAGCCGCGTTGATGCATGCTGCCAAGCTGAAGAAGAAGGCGCGCATCCACATCGAAGTGGAAACAGGCATGCACCGAACGGGCTTCGATGCGAAGGCCTTGCCCGCAGCGATCGAACGCCTGCAACGCCATGCGGAGCAGGTCGAACTCGTGGGTCTCTTCACCCACTTCGCCGGTGCGGAGAGCCGCAGCAACGATCACCGTGTGACCGCCCAGATGGCCCTGTTTGAAGGCGTGCGGAACAGCTTCGTGCGTGCAGGTCTGCACGCACGCTGCGCCCACCAGGCCTGTTCCGCCGCGGTGATGAACTACCCGCACACCGTGGGGCCCATGGCGCGTGTGGGCATCATGCAGTACGGCTTCTGGCCCAACCAGGAAACATGGTTCCGATACAGCGCTGTGAGCGGTGACCCCGAGGATCCGCTGAAGCGTGTGATCGGTTGGCGGAGCCGGGTGATGGCCATCACCGAGGTGGGATCGGGTGGCTTCATCGGATATGGGGCCAGCAGCGAAGCGGCCCACGACATGCGCATCGCCGTGGTGCCGGTGGGTTATGCGCACGGTTTCGATCGTGGGCTCAGCAATATGGGCCGCGTCCTCATACGGGGTCAGCATGCGCGGATCACCGGCATCGTCAACATGAACGCCATCTGCGTGGACGTCACCGATATCGAAGGCGCGGAGAAAGGTGACGAGGTGGTGCTCATCGGCGAGCAGGGAGACCACTGCATCACCGTTTCGTCCTTCAGCGAAATGAGCGAGCAACTCAACTACGAGATGCTCACCCGCCTGCCCCGTAATATCCCGCGCAAGATCGTACCCTGA
- a CDS encoding alanine/ornithine racemase family PLP-dependent enzyme, translating to MAYLTLQRDKLRKNHAVLTKWFDGHGIEWGVVTKLLCGNKTYLQELVDLGISEMHDTRISNLKAIKAIAPQVQTVYIKPPAKRSLANVVRYADVSFNTDLSTIKGLSDEAVKQGRQHKIIIMVEMGDLREGVMGEHLTDFYAQVFQLPNIEIIGIGTNLNCLNGIMPSADKLVQLSLYKQLIEVRFDRVIPWVSGGTTVTVPLLLNKELPKGVNHFRIGEALFFGADLFTGGILPGMEADVFKLFAEVIELYEKPVVPTGVQQANPSGVIPEFDEADRGRTTYRAILDIGLLDVQPAYLVPDDEHVHIIEASSDMLVVDLGDSAHNYKVGDVMSFKLKYMGALSVMNSRYVDKVMA from the coding sequence ATGGCCTACCTGACACTGCAACGCGACAAGCTGCGTAAGAACCACGCGGTGTTGACCAAGTGGTTCGATGGCCATGGCATCGAATGGGGGGTGGTCACCAAGCTCCTGTGTGGCAACAAGACCTATCTGCAGGAACTGGTGGACCTGGGCATCTCCGAGATGCACGACACGCGCATCAGCAACCTCAAGGCGATCAAGGCCATCGCGCCGCAGGTGCAGACGGTGTACATCAAGCCCCCCGCGAAGCGCAGCCTGGCCAATGTGGTGCGCTATGCCGATGTGAGCTTCAACACGGACCTGAGCACCATCAAGGGCCTCAGCGATGAGGCCGTGAAGCAGGGCCGCCAACACAAGATCATCATCATGGTGGAGATGGGTGACCTGCGGGAGGGCGTGATGGGCGAGCACCTCACTGATTTCTACGCGCAGGTGTTCCAACTTCCGAACATCGAGATCATCGGTATCGGCACCAACCTCAACTGCCTCAACGGCATCATGCCATCAGCGGACAAGCTGGTACAGCTCAGTTTGTACAAGCAGTTGATCGAAGTGCGCTTTGACCGGGTGATCCCCTGGGTGAGCGGTGGCACTACGGTGACGGTACCGCTATTGCTGAACAAGGAGCTGCCCAAGGGCGTGAACCACTTCCGCATCGGCGAAGCTTTGTTCTTTGGTGCTGATCTGTTCACAGGTGGCATCCTGCCCGGCATGGAGGCCGATGTGTTCAAGCTCTTCGCTGAGGTGATCGAACTGTACGAGAAACCCGTGGTCCCGACCGGCGTTCAGCAGGCGAATCCTTCAGGTGTCATACCCGAGTTCGATGAAGCCGACCGTGGTCGCACCACCTACCGCGCCATACTCGACATCGGCCTGTTGGACGTGCAGCCCGCCTACCTGGTACCCGACGACGAGCATGTGCATATCATCGAGGCCAGCAGCGACATGCTGGTGGTTGACCTGGGCGACAGCGCCCACAACTACAAGGTCGGCGATGTCATGAGCTTCAAACTGAAGTACATGGGCGCACTGAGCGTGATGAACTCGCGGTATGTCGACAAGGTGATGGCGTGA
- the rlmD gene encoding 23S rRNA (uracil(1939)-C(5))-methyltransferase RlmD has translation MPRRRSRPEPQIIENLAVTGAGAQGKAIAKQDGMVVFVTGAVPGDVVDVRVTKKKSNYAEAITTRIVSPSPDRVTPFCKHFGVCGGCKWQDLTYPKQLEYKQQQVIDNLERLGGLELPAVTPIMASPSLTHYRNKLEFTFSNKRWFTTEEIATQGEHTDRNALGFHIPQRFDRVLDISECHLQPEPSNSIRQFVREHAGQHGLSFYDVREHHGFLRTLLVRTTITGECMVLLAVGHEDAEARERLLDALVDAFPQLTSVLWTVNPKKNDTIYDLDIQVHHGRDHIVEELPDGPGGGPLKFRIGPKTFFQTNPEQTIAMYRLVRELAGLTGEENVYDLYCGAGSITLYLASMAKHVAGVELVPESVADARLNADLNGIANVSFAAGDMKKVMDAAFVQRYGRPDVVVTDPPRAGMDEPVTRHLLELAPKRIVYVSCNPATQARDLAILNERYRTENVRPVDMFPHTYHVENVVRLVKR, from the coding sequence ATGCCCCGCCGCCGTTCCCGCCCCGAGCCGCAGATCATCGAGAACCTGGCCGTCACCGGCGCGGGTGCCCAAGGCAAGGCCATCGCCAAACAGGACGGCATGGTGGTGTTCGTTACCGGTGCCGTGCCGGGCGATGTGGTGGATGTGCGCGTGACGAAGAAGAAGAGCAATTACGCCGAGGCGATCACCACGCGGATCGTATCACCTTCACCGGACCGTGTCACGCCGTTCTGCAAGCACTTCGGGGTGTGCGGCGGTTGCAAGTGGCAGGACCTCACCTACCCCAAGCAACTGGAGTACAAGCAGCAGCAGGTGATCGACAACCTGGAACGGCTGGGGGGGCTTGAGCTTCCAGCGGTTACACCGATCATGGCCTCGCCGAGTTTGACGCACTACCGCAACAAGCTGGAGTTCACCTTCAGCAACAAGCGTTGGTTCACCACGGAGGAGATCGCCACGCAAGGGGAACACACCGACCGCAACGCGCTGGGCTTCCACATCCCCCAGCGCTTCGACCGCGTGCTGGATATCAGCGAGTGCCATCTGCAACCGGAACCCAGCAACAGCATCCGCCAATTCGTGCGGGAGCATGCCGGGCAGCATGGGCTGAGTTTCTATGATGTGCGCGAACACCACGGCTTCCTACGCACACTGCTGGTGCGCACCACCATCACGGGCGAGTGCATGGTGCTGCTGGCCGTGGGGCATGAGGACGCGGAGGCGCGCGAACGGCTGCTGGACGCGCTCGTGGATGCCTTCCCGCAGCTCACCAGCGTGCTGTGGACCGTGAACCCTAAGAAGAACGACACCATCTACGACCTGGACATCCAGGTCCACCACGGCCGCGACCATATCGTGGAGGAATTGCCCGATGGCCCGGGCGGTGGACCATTGAAGTTCCGCATCGGTCCGAAGACCTTCTTCCAGACCAACCCTGAGCAGACCATCGCCATGTACCGCCTGGTGCGCGAACTGGCGGGCCTTACCGGCGAGGAGAACGTGTACGACCTGTACTGCGGTGCGGGCAGCATCACGCTCTACCTCGCTTCCATGGCGAAACATGTGGCCGGTGTGGAACTGGTGCCCGAGAGCGTGGCCGATGCGCGCCTGAACGCCGATCTCAACGGCATCGCCAACGTGAGCTTCGCGGCGGGCGATATGAAGAAGGTGATGGACGCGGCCTTCGTGCAGCGGTATGGCAGACCCGATGTGGTGGTGACCGATCCGCCGCGCGCCGGCATGGACGAACCCGTGACCCGCCACCTGCTGGAGCTGGCCCCAAAACGCATCGTGTACGTGAGCTGCAATCCCGCCACGCAGGCCCGAGACCTGGCCATCCTCAATGAGCGGTACCGCACCGAAAATGTGCGACCCGTGGACATGTTCCCGCACACCTACCATGTGGAGAACGTGGTGCGGCTGGTGAAAAGATGA
- the rocD gene encoding ornithine--oxo-acid transaminase: MQHSTIAQTRTRQAIALEDKYGAHNYHPLPVVLDRGQGVYVWDVDGKRYYDFLSAYSAVNQGHCHPRLVKAMQEQAAEITLTSRAFYNSKLGSYAEYVCKTFGYEKMLPMNTGAEAVETAIKMARRWGYEKKGIAKDQAKIIVCEGNFHGRTITIISASTDPDSNTNFGPYTPGFVTIPYNDIAALQKALEDPNVCAFLVEPIQGEAGVFVPDEDYIGTAIKLCKAKNVLFMADEVQTGIARTGKLLASCHSHGCDCPAGTCRNGEYPNKPDVVILGKAVSGGMYPVSLVLADDAVMEVFTPGSHGSTFGGNPMAARLAMEALEIVKDEKLAENAERLGQLFRAEMQKLVEEFDYVKLVRGKGLLNAVIIEPRKAADGSPRTAWELCLLLRDNGLLAKPTHGDIIRFAPPLVITEEQLLDCCRIIALSVKQFG, translated from the coding sequence ATGCAGCATTCCACCATCGCCCAGACCCGCACCCGGCAAGCCATCGCCCTCGAGGACAAGTACGGGGCGCACAACTACCACCCGCTGCCGGTTGTGCTGGACCGCGGCCAGGGCGTGTACGTGTGGGACGTGGATGGCAAGCGCTACTACGACTTCCTCAGCGCGTACAGCGCGGTGAACCAGGGCCATTGCCACCCGCGCCTGGTGAAGGCCATGCAGGAGCAGGCCGCCGAGATCACCCTCACCTCGCGCGCCTTCTACAATAGCAAGCTGGGCAGCTACGCGGAATACGTCTGCAAGACCTTCGGCTACGAGAAGATGCTGCCCATGAACACCGGCGCCGAGGCCGTGGAGACCGCGATCAAGATGGCGCGCCGCTGGGGCTACGAGAAGAAGGGCATCGCCAAGGACCAGGCGAAGATCATCGTGTGCGAAGGCAACTTCCACGGGCGCACCATCACCATCATCAGCGCCAGCACGGATCCCGACAGCAACACCAACTTCGGCCCCTACACACCGGGCTTCGTCACCATCCCTTACAACGACATCGCGGCGTTGCAGAAAGCGTTGGAAGATCCCAACGTGTGCGCCTTCCTGGTGGAACCCATCCAGGGCGAGGCCGGCGTGTTCGTGCCCGACGAGGACTACATCGGCACGGCCATCAAGCTGTGCAAGGCGAAGAACGTGCTCTTCATGGCCGACGAGGTGCAGACCGGCATCGCACGCACCGGCAAGCTGCTGGCCAGCTGCCACAGCCACGGCTGCGATTGCCCGGCGGGTACCTGCCGCAACGGTGAGTACCCCAATAAGCCCGATGTGGTGATCCTGGGCAAGGCGGTGAGCGGCGGCATGTACCCCGTGAGCCTGGTGCTGGCCGACGACGCGGTGATGGAGGTCTTCACCCCCGGCAGCCACGGCAGCACCTTCGGAGGGAACCCCATGGCGGCACGGCTGGCCATGGAGGCGCTGGAGATCGTGAAGGACGAGAAGCTGGCGGAGAACGCTGAACGCCTCGGGCAGCTCTTCCGCGCCGAGATGCAGAAGCTGGTGGAGGAGTTCGACTACGTGAAGCTGGTGCGCGGCAAGGGCCTGCTGAACGCGGTGATCATCGAACCCCGCAAGGCGGCCGATGGCTCACCCAGGACCGCCTGGGAATTGTGCCTGCTGCTGCGCGACAACGGCCTGCTGGCCAAGCCCACGCACGGCGACATCATCCGCTTCGCCCCACCGCTTGTGATCACCGAGGAGCAGCTGTTGGATTGCTGCCGGATCATCGCGTTGAGCGTGAAGCAGTTCGGCTAA
- a CDS encoding cupin domain-containing protein produces the protein MNKFTKAYIYQPHESELRWMGKTSTNFLATGALTGGEFALVEERSIRGISVPLHKHDNDVESFYIIEGEVTFFLDSKPGVRATSGAFVHIPKGIVHGFRIESEIVRYLILTTPHHAEFYRAITLPSKEATVDDAVIGAACQEYGVDFVGPLPD, from the coding sequence ATGAATAAGTTCACCAAGGCATACATCTACCAACCGCATGAAAGCGAGTTGCGTTGGATGGGGAAGACATCAACCAACTTTCTGGCCACAGGAGCACTAACTGGCGGGGAATTTGCCCTCGTTGAAGAGCGGTCAATACGTGGCATTAGCGTTCCACTGCATAAACACGATAATGATGTAGAGTCCTTCTACATAATCGAGGGTGAAGTGACATTCTTTCTTGACAGCAAGCCTGGAGTACGTGCCACTTCGGGTGCATTCGTCCACATTCCCAAAGGTATAGTACACGGTTTTCGCATCGAGTCAGAGATAGTACGCTACCTGATCCTGACAACCCCACATCATGCAGAGTTCTACCGGGCCATTACCTTGCCTTCCAAAGAAGCAACTGTAGATGATGCGGTCATTGGTGCAGCGTGTCAAGAATATGGTGTTGATTTTGTAGGGCCGCTGCCGGATTAG